CGGCCGCCTCGTCGCGGCTTACGACCGCAAGCGCCTGATGGTCGGCGCCGACCTCTGCCAGGCCGTCTCGCTGCTGACGCTGCTGCTCGCCCCTGAGGGGACGCGCGCCACGCTGCTCTACTTCCTCGCCGTGGTCACCGGCGGTTGCTCGACGCTCTCACAAGTGGCTCTGCGCAGCAGCATTCCGGAGATCGTCGGCAGCGAGCACCGGGCACGCGCCAACGGTCTGCTGGTCGTCGGCCGGTCGCTGGCCATGATCGTCGGTTTCGCCTCGTCGGGCGTGGTGGTGGCGCGGTACGGCTACTCCACGGCCTTCGCGCTGGACGCCGTGACCTTCGTGATCTCTGCGACGATCATGTTCCTGCTGCCCGTACGGACCAGGGCGAAGGCGCCGCAAGAAGCCACCGAAAGCGGTGCGGAGCATGCCTCCCGCGCCACGGCGTGGACGGTCCGGATGCTGCTGCGGACGGCGCCGCTGCTGATGGTGATGATCGCAGTGCGAGCGGTGGACGGGCTGGGCTCCTCTTCCCACAACATCGCCCTGCCCCTCTATTCCCACGGCCTGGACCCCGGCCATCCGGCCACCTTCATCAGCCAGTTCTGGGCCACCTGGGCGATCGGCAACATCGTGGCCCAGCAACTGTTCGGCCGGGTCGCCAAGAGGACCGGCCGGACGCCGGGCGAGCAGGCGTTCGCGCTCGGGGCATGTGTGATGTCGGCGGGCTTCATCGTGGTGTTCTGCGGGCTTCCCACCGTGCCGGCCATCATCGCCGCGCTCATCGCGGGGGCGGCCGATGGATTCACCGAGACCGTGTACGTCACGAGGCTGCAAGCCGCCCCTGACAAGCAGCGCGGTCGCCTCTTCGGGCTCTCCGCCTCGGCCGAGAACGCCGGCTTCGGTCTGGGGATGCTCGTCAGCGGGGCACTGCTGGAGACCTTCTCGCCGCTGCAGGTGGTGGCGTCCTTCCACGGCCTTGCCATCGTCCTGTGCGCAGTCCTGCTCCTGGTGAGCATGCGACGGGCCGGCGCGGCCGCCCGGCGCACGGAGGAACCGGTCCGCCCGGACGTGCCGGCAGCGGCGGAGGGACGCAGCTGATGACGCTACGCAACCCCGACCCTCGCATGGCTGTCATCGGCATGGCCTTCCGGCTGCCCGGTGCCGACACTCCCGAGGAGTTCTGGCGCATCATCCGCGACGGCACGGACCGCATCACCCGGTTCACGGAAGAAGAGCTGGCTGCCGCCGGTATTCCTGCTGAGCAGTACCAAGCGGCGGATTTCGTCGGCGCGTCCGGTGTGGTGGAGGACATCGCCGGATTCGACGCCACGCACTTCGGGATGAGCGCCCGCGAGGCCCAGCTCACCGACCCTCAGCAGCGCATGTTCCTGGAGTGCGCCCAGCACGCCCTGGAGAACGCCGGATACCCGGACGAGCGGGACGGCCACCGGGTGGGTGTCTACGCCAGTACGGGCTACCACCTGTACGCCCTGCGGAGCTACTTGCTCCACCACGTGCTGCCCGGCCAGGCCGTCGACGACTGGATGGCGGGGATGCAGATCACGATCGGCAACCACAACGATTTCACGGCCACTCGCGTCGCCTACCGGCTCGGTCTCACCGGACCGGCCCTCAGCGTGCAGAGCGGGTGCTCCAGTTCCCTGGCCGGAGTGCAACTCGCCGCACAGTCGCTGCTCATGGGCGACTGCGACATAGCCCTCGCCGGAGCGGCCGCCGTCCATGTGCCGCAAGTACTCGGCTATCGCTACGTCAAGGGCTCGATTCTCTCCAGGTCCGGCCGCCTGCGCCCCTTCGACGCCGACGCGGACGGGACGGTCGGCGGTACGGGGGTGGTGGCCGTCGTGCTGAAACGGCTGGAGCGGGCCGTCGCCGATGGCGACACCATCCATGGCGTCATCCGCGGCTGGGGCATCGGCAACGACGGTGCCGGCAAGAAGGCGTTCACCGCCCCCAGCGCCCAGGGCCAGCGCACCTCCATTCGCCAGGCTCTGGAGCGTGCGGGTGTCGGCGCGGAGACCATCGGCTACCTGGAGACCCACGGCACCGGCACACACAAGGGTGACCCGATCGAATTCGACGGCGCCACCGCCGCGTACCGCGAGGACACCGACCGCACCGGCTACTGCGCCCTAGGCTCGGCCAAGGCCAACATCGGCCATCTCGACGCGGCCGCCGGAGTGGCCGGACTGATCAAGACCCTCCTGGTCCTGAAGCACGGCGTCATCCCGCCGATGGCGAACTTCAGCAAGCCCAACCCCGCCATCGGCCTGGACCACAGCCCGTTCTACATTCCCCGGACCGCCCGACCGTGGCCGGAGAGCGACACCCCGCGCCGTGCGGGCCTCTCCTCCCTCGGTGTCGGCGGCACCAACGTCCACCTCGTCCTCGAACAGGCCCCCGACCCCACGCCCCGGTCCGGCACCGCCGCTGCGCCGGACCTACTCCTGGTCTCGGGGAGCACCGAGGAGGCCCTGGCAGCCAACGCCGGCGCCCTGCGCGACCGCCTGCGGCAGCAGCCCGGCACACACCTGGCGGACCTCGTCACCACCACTGCCCTCGGCCGCGTCCACGGCCGGCACCGGCTCGCTGCCCGGGGCGCGACCCCGGTCGCTCTCGCCGACGTCCTCGACGCATGGCTGAGCGGCACCAACCCGGCAGCGGTGACGACGGGAACGCCACCGCCGGAAGGCTTGGCCCGCGTGGCCTTCCAGTTCACCGGGCAGGCCAGCCCCTACCCCGGCATGGCCACCGCCCTGTACGAGCGCTTTCCCACCGTACGCAACGTGCTCGACACCTGTGAGCGCCGTTACCGCGACCTCACCGGCGGCTCCCTGCTCACCGGGCTGCTCGGGAACGGCTCGCACACGGGCGGGCCCTGGCACACCGACACGGCGCAGCCCGCCCTGTTCGCGCTGCAGTGCGCCCTCGTCCAGCTGTGGCGCGACGCCGGTATCGCTCCTGACGTCGTGGCCGGGCACAGCGTCGGCGAGTTTGCGGCGCTCCATGCGGCCGGAGCCCTGTCGCTCGATGAGGGGCTTCGTGTCACCGCCGCTCGCGGCCGGCTGATGCAGCAGCGCTGTCTGCCCGGTGCGATGACCGCGGTAGCGCTCGACCGGGAGGCTGCCCAGGCGCTGGCTGCCGAGGTGCCGGGCCTGGAGCTGTCCGTGACCAACGGGGAGCGGGCAAGGGTGCTCGCCGGGCCCGCCACGGCCGTGGACCGGCTGGACGCCCTGCTCGACGAGCGCGGCATACCGGGCGAGCGGCTGCCCGTGGCGCGCGCCTTCCACACGGCCTTGATGGAGCCGATGCTGGACGATTTCCGGACGGTCCTCGGCGAGGTGGCCTTCCGGCCGCTGCGCATCCCGTTCGTCAGCGGGCTCGACGGCATGACACGCCCGCCCGGGTGGGCCCCGGACGCCGCGTACTTCCTCCGGCACACCCGTGAGCCGGTCCGCTTCGACGAGGCGCTGCACGGCATCGGCCGGCACCGGCCCGATGTGCTGCTGGAGATCGGACCGCACACCACCCTGAGCGGCCTGGCACGCCGGGCGCTGCCGAGCGTGCGGTCGTTGCCGTCCCTGCGGCGTGGCACCGCGCTCGGCGCGCTCTGGGGCGCGGCGGCCGCGTTGCACTGCGCGGGAGCGGACATCGACTGGCGTGCGCTCCTGGCGGGCTGCGGGGGCAGGCGGATACCGCTGCCCGGATACCGCTTTCAGCACAAAGACCACTGGGCAGGGCCGGAGTTGCCGGTCCTGCCCGCCAGAACCCCAGAGATAGATGGAGCCGCAGTGGGACAGCACGAGGCAGTGATGGAGCGGATACGTCGAAGCATCACCGAGTCGACGGCGCGGCACCTCAGCCATGATCCATCGGCCATCACCAGCGACACCTCCTTCTTCGACCTCGGCGCCGACTCCTTGCAGATGATCAGCGTGCTGCGCGAACTGGAGCAGGAGCACCAGGTCAAGGTGACGATGCGAGAGCTGTTCGAGGAGACGGGCACGCCGGGCCTGCTGGCGAAGCTCATCGCCGACCGGCTTCCTGGAGCGAAGACGGCGGCGCCGGAGCACGTGGCGGAGCGGGCCTGGGCTCCGGAGCCGGTCGACCGGCGCTCCCCCGCCGCACGCGAGCCGGTGGCTGCCCATGCCCAGTCCGTTCCGGAGCCCCCGCCCGTCGCCACCGCTCCCGACTACGCCACTCGCCAGGAGCTGGAAGACCTCGCCCACAAGCTTCACCAGCTATCGCAAATACAGCTGCAGATGATGTCCCAGCTCTCCCAGTTGCTCGCGCTCCAGGCCGCTTCGGTGACGCTCGGGGGCAACGGCAAGGCAGCCGAGTGACCGGGGTGAACGGCGTCCGTGCCGCCCTTGACCAGGACCTGGCGGCGATGGCCGGACTCTCGCGGCGCATCGCCGAGCAGATGGGCGCCGGGGCACCCGCCGCGGGGCGACCTGCTGAGCCGCACGCCGTGCACGGCCCCCGGGTGACCGTCCCGCGTGCCTCCGGCATGATCCAGGGCACCTCGCCACGTTCCCAGCAGCAGCATCTGGACGACCTCGTACGCCGCTACACCGCCAGGACCCCGACATCGAAAGGGATCGCCCAGCGCTACCGCCGTGTTCTGGCCGACAGCCGTGCCGTCGTCGGCTTCCGCAGCAGCACCAAGGAAATGCTCTACCCCCTTGCGAGCCGCCGGGCGAGCGGCGCGCGGCTGGAGGACGTCGACGGCAACGAGTACGTCGACATCACGATGGGCTTCGGCGTGCTGCTCTTCGGCCACGAGCCGGCCTTCGTCAGCGAGGCCGTCCGTGAGCACCTGTCGCGGGGCATCCAGCTCGGCCCCCGCACCACCGAGACCGGCGAGGCGGCCGAGTTACTGGCCGAGCTGACCGGCCTGGAGCGGGTGGCGTTCGCCAACTCCGGTACGGAAGCCAACTCCGCAGCCATCCGCCTGGCCCGCGCGGCCACGGGACGGGGCAAAGTCGTCACCTTCCTGGGGGCGTACCACGGCCATGCCGACAACGTCCTCGGCCGCCCCCCGGGCGCAGGGACGGAGCGCGCCACCGTGCCCGTCTCCCGCGGTATCCCGCACAGTGCCGTCTCCGATCTGCTGGTGCTCGATTACGGCAGCGACGCAGCCCTGGAGGCGATCGAGCAGCAGGCCGCGGAGATCGCCGCCGTCGTGGTGGAGCCGGTGCAGAGCAGACACCCCTCTTTGCAGCCCGTCGAGTTCGTGCGGAAGCTGCGCGAGCTGACCCGCCGCCACGGCATCGTGCTGATGTTTGACGAGATGCTGACCGGCTTCCGCCCGGCGCTGCGGGGGGCGCAGGAGCTGTACGGCGTCCGCCCGGACCTCGCCACCTACGGCAAGCTGCTCGGTGGCGGCTTCCCCATCGGAGCCATCGCGGGCCGTGCCGACATCATGGACGGCGTCGACGGCGGCTACTGGTCGTACGGCGACGACAGTTACCCGCCCGCTGACACCACTTTCTTCGGCGGTACGTACATCCAGCACCCGGTGTCGATGGTCGCCGCGCGGGCCGTTCTCACGCACCTCAAGGAGCACAGCCCGCGCCTGCAGGAGCAGCTCAACGCGCGTACCGCCGGACTGGCCGCCACGCTCAACGGCTTCTTCGAGGCCGAGGAGTTCCCCCTGCGGATGAGCCACTTCGGCTCCCAGTTCCGTTTCGAGCACCGCGCCGACATGGAGCTCCTTTACCACCACTTGATGCTGCGCGGGGTGCATGTCTGGGAGTGGCGCAACTTCTTCCTGTCCACCGCCCACTCGGACGGCGACATCGAGTTCCTCGCGGATGCCGTGCGGGGCGCGCTGCGCGAGCTGCGGTCGGCGGGCTTCTTCCCGGGCAGCCGTCCCGCGGCCCCGAAGACGGTGGTCCCGAAGACGGTCGTTCCGAAGGCAGTGGTTCAAAAGGCAGTGGCACCGGAGCCGGCCGCACCCACAGCGGCATCTGCCACGCCGGCCGCCATGACCCGGAACACCGCCGCGGCCACCGCACTTTGCCCGGCTCCCGCGAACGGGCCCGCGCCCCGCACCCCCGACTTCAGCGTCTACTTCTTCGGCGACTACCCACAGGACGCCACCACGCCCCGGCACGGCAAGTACGAACTCCTCATGGAGACGGCGCGCTTCGCCGACCGGCACGGCTTCCACGCGCTGTGGATGCCCGAGCGCCACTTTCACTCCTTCGGCGGCCTCTTCCCCAACCCGGCGGTGCTCGCCGCCGCGCTGTCCCGTGAGACCGAGCGCATCCGGCTCAACGCCGGTTCCGTGGTGCTGCCGCTCCACGACCCGATCCGGGTGGCGGAGGAGTGGTCGATGGTCGACAACCTCTCCGGCGGGCGTATCGGCATCGGCGTTGCCAGCGGCTGGAACGCCAAGGACTTCGTCTTCTTCCCCGACCGCTTCGGCCGGCACAAGGAGGTGATGTACGAACAGGTGGAGCGGGTGCGCAACTTCTGGCGCGGTGAGGCGCTACGGCGCACCACCGGTGACGGCGAGGACGAGGTGCGGCTCTTCCCCCGGCCCGTGCAGGACGTCCCGCCCATGTACACCGCGGTGGTCGGCAACCCGGAGTCGTACGAGCTCGCCGCCCGCCACGACCTGGGCATCGTCACCAACCTGATGACGCAGAGCGTCGAACAGCTCCAGGAGAACATCACCCGCTACCGCCGCGCCCGCGCCCGGCACGGCCTGGATCCGGACGCCGGCCGGGTGGCCGTCCTGCTGCACACCTACCTCGCGGCAGACGACGACACCGCGCGGACCGGGGCGTACGAACCGCTGTCCCGCTACATGCGCGCGTCCCTGTCACTGTTCAGCGGCGTCACCAACAGCCTCGGGCACAGCGTCGACCTGGCCGCCCTCAGCGAGGACGACCTGGCAACGGTGTTCCGCCGCGCGTACGGCCGCTACTGCGACCAGCGGGCCCTGATCGGCACGGTGGACAGCGTCGGCCCGGTGGTGGACGCGGTGACCACGGCGGGCGCCGACGAGATCGTCACCCTGGTCGACTTCGGTGTCGCGCCGGACGAGCTGCGCGCGGGCCTCCCCCACATCGCCGCGTTGCGCCGTCGCTACCTGGAGAACCCGGAGAAGCCTGCTGCCCCGGCAGCCTCCACGCCGGCCGCTGCCGCCGCCGTGCCGGCCGCCGCCCCCGCCCCCGTGCCTCGTGAGGCGCCGCTTTCGCCGGGCCAGGAGCGGATCTGGTTCCTGGAGCGGCTGCTCCCAGGACGTACCGCCTACAACGAGGTCAAGGCGATCCGCCTCGAGGGCCCGCTCGACGTGCCTGCTCTGCGTGCGGCTCTGCACGGCCTCATCGCCCGCCACGAGGGGCTGCGCACGGTCTTTTGGGAGACGGGAGGTGAGCCGCGGCAGGTGGTGCAGGCATCGGCCCGGCCGGACTTCGAGGTCGTGGACGGCACCAGCCGTCCGGAGGCCGCGGCCTTGGAGGTCCTGGCGGCGGAGAGCGCCCGCCGTTTCGATCTGGCGGCCGGCCCGCTGTTCGTCAGCCGTCTGGTCAGAGTTGCTGACGACGAGCACGTCCTCGTCCTCTCCCTCCACCACATCGTGGTCGACGCGGCCTCCGCCACCGTCCTGGCCCGCGACCTGTCCGCCCTCTACCGCGCCGCACTCGACCGGACTTGCCCCGCTCTGCCGACGATGGCCTGGAGCTACGCCGATCACGCTTGCGAGCAGGCGGCATCCGCGGACGACCCCAAGGCCGCCGAGGACCTGGGCTACTGGCTCCATGCGCTCGGCGGTGATCTGCCCGTATTGGACCTGCCCACCGACCGGCCGCGCCCCGCAACGATGACGTCCAACGGCCGGGCGGTCTTCCGCACTCTCGATCCCGGTCTCTCCCGACAGCTCCGGGAACTGAGTCGTCAGCACCGGAGCACCCTGTTCATGACCCTGCTCGCCGGGTACGCGGCGATGCTGCACCGGGTCACCGGTCAGGAAGACATCGTCATCGGCGTCCCGGTCTCCGACCGGCCTCAGCGGGCCGAGGACCTGCTCGGATTCTTCGTCAACACCCTTGCGCTGCGCTTCGATCTCTCCGGCGATCCCGGGTTCGGCGAGCTGCTGGACCGGGTGCGTACCGTCGCTCTCGACGCGTACGACCACGCCGACGTGGCGTTCGAGACGGTGGTCCGCGAGCTCGCCCTGCCACGGGTGGTGGACCGTACTCCGGTGTTCCAGGTGCTCGCCGAGTTCCAGCGCAGCGAACCGTTCCGCTTCGAGCTGCCCGGCATCGTGGCCACGCCCCTGGACGCCGGTCCGGACAAGGCCCTGACGGATCTCACCCTCTACTTCACCGACCAGCCCCAGGGCATCCGCTGTCACCTGGAGTACAACACCGACCTGTTCGATCCGGACACCGTCGAGCGGTTCTTCACCACCTTCCGGGACCTGCTCGCGGCGGCGGTCGACACCCCCCGGACACCGCTGTCCCGGCTTACCGCAGTGGCCGCCTGCGGGGAGCCCGTACCGGAGTCCTGGCAGCGCGGCCCTTCCCGTACGTCGCCGGACACCGCTGTGCACGAGCTGGTGGGCCGGCAGGCCGCCGAAGTCCCGGGCCGCACGGCGGTCATCAGCGGCGACACCGTGCTGACCTACCGTGAACTGGACCGGAGGGCCGAGCAGTTGGCCGCCGTACTCCAGGAGCAGCACGCGGAGGACAGCTCCGATGACGTGGTGGCCCTGTGGCTGCCACGCTCCGCCGATCTCGTCGTAGCCATGCTCGCGGTACTCAAGTCGGGCCGCGCCTACGTGCCGCTCGACCCCTCCCTCGGCCGGGCGCGCGCCCAGCAGGTGATCGTCGAGTCCGGGGCCCGGATCGTGGTGTCCACGCCGGCCGAGGCGGCCGCACTGGCGCTGCCCGGCCAACTGACCACCGTGGCACCCGACGCCACCCCGCGGCGGCCCCGTCGCGCCGCGGCCGCCACGGACCGCGAGTCCCTGTGCTGCGTCCTCTACACCTCCGGCAGCACCGGCACACCCAAGGGCGTCGCGGTGCCACACCGCAGCATCGTCGACCTGTGCCGGTGGCACCACCGGCGCTTCGCCTTCACCACAGCCGATCGCAGCGCCGTCGTCTGCAGCCAGAGCTTTGACGCCTCGGTCCTGGAGATCTGGCCGGCACTGACCGCGGGCGCCTCGGTCACGATCGCCGACGAGGCGGTCCGCAAGGACCCGCTCGCCCTCTCCCAGTGGTACGCCGAGCAGGGCGTCACCTTCTCCATCCTTCCCACGGCGCTGGGCGAAGCGGTGCTGCAGCTGCCGCCCGGCAACCAGCCGCCACTGCGTCATCTGCTGCTCGGTGGTGACGTGTTGCGCACCCGCCCGCGGCCCGAGGCACCGTACGAGACGGTGAATGTGTACGGGCCCACCGAGGTCACGGTGCTGTGCACGGTGGAGACCGTGGCCCCTCAAGGCTCTCCCCCGGCCGACGGGCCGATCGCCATCGGCCGCCCGGTCGACAATGTGCGCCTGCGCGTGGTCGACGAGTCGGGCAGCCCGGTGCCGGTCGGAACCGTGGGGGAGTTGTTGGTCGGCGGCCCGGGTGTGGCCCTCGGCTACCTGCACCGGCCCGGATGCACCGAAGAGCGCTTCTGGCCCGACCCGGACGGCGGCCCGGCCGCCCGCCTGTACCGCACGGGCGACCTGGTGCGCTGGACCACGGACGGAAAGCTCGAGTTCCGCGGCCGGACCGACGACCAGGTGAAGATCCGCGGTTTCCGGATCGAGCCGGAGGAAGTCTCCCGCGTACTCAACAGCCTGGACGGCGTGCGCGA
This portion of the Streptomyces sp. 2114.4 genome encodes:
- a CDS encoding MFS transporter, whose protein sequence is MGYFRLLVVGNGISAYGSYLNLVALNVFIYDVTGSALAAGLFMAVRLATSFASGFVSGRLVAAYDRKRLMVGADLCQAVSLLTLLLAPEGTRATLLYFLAVVTGGCSTLSQVALRSSIPEIVGSEHRARANGLLVVGRSLAMIVGFASSGVVVARYGYSTAFALDAVTFVISATIMFLLPVRTRAKAPQEATESGAEHASRATAWTVRMLLRTAPLLMVMIAVRAVDGLGSSSHNIALPLYSHGLDPGHPATFISQFWATWAIGNIVAQQLFGRVAKRTGRTPGEQAFALGACVMSAGFIVVFCGLPTVPAIIAALIAGAADGFTETVYVTRLQAAPDKQRGRLFGLSASAENAGFGLGMLVSGALLETFSPLQVVASFHGLAIVLCAVLLLVSMRRAGAAARRTEEPVRPDVPAAAEGRS
- a CDS encoding type I polyketide synthase; this encodes MTLRNPDPRMAVIGMAFRLPGADTPEEFWRIIRDGTDRITRFTEEELAAAGIPAEQYQAADFVGASGVVEDIAGFDATHFGMSAREAQLTDPQQRMFLECAQHALENAGYPDERDGHRVGVYASTGYHLYALRSYLLHHVLPGQAVDDWMAGMQITIGNHNDFTATRVAYRLGLTGPALSVQSGCSSSLAGVQLAAQSLLMGDCDIALAGAAAVHVPQVLGYRYVKGSILSRSGRLRPFDADADGTVGGTGVVAVVLKRLERAVADGDTIHGVIRGWGIGNDGAGKKAFTAPSAQGQRTSIRQALERAGVGAETIGYLETHGTGTHKGDPIEFDGATAAYREDTDRTGYCALGSAKANIGHLDAAAGVAGLIKTLLVLKHGVIPPMANFSKPNPAIGLDHSPFYIPRTARPWPESDTPRRAGLSSLGVGGTNVHLVLEQAPDPTPRSGTAAAPDLLLVSGSTEEALAANAGALRDRLRQQPGTHLADLVTTTALGRVHGRHRLAARGATPVALADVLDAWLSGTNPAAVTTGTPPPEGLARVAFQFTGQASPYPGMATALYERFPTVRNVLDTCERRYRDLTGGSLLTGLLGNGSHTGGPWHTDTAQPALFALQCALVQLWRDAGIAPDVVAGHSVGEFAALHAAGALSLDEGLRVTAARGRLMQQRCLPGAMTAVALDREAAQALAAEVPGLELSVTNGERARVLAGPATAVDRLDALLDERGIPGERLPVARAFHTALMEPMLDDFRTVLGEVAFRPLRIPFVSGLDGMTRPPGWAPDAAYFLRHTREPVRFDEALHGIGRHRPDVLLEIGPHTTLSGLARRALPSVRSLPSLRRGTALGALWGAAAALHCAGADIDWRALLAGCGGRRIPLPGYRFQHKDHWAGPELPVLPARTPEIDGAAVGQHEAVMERIRRSITESTARHLSHDPSAITSDTSFFDLGADSLQMISVLRELEQEHQVKVTMRELFEETGTPGLLAKLIADRLPGAKTAAPEHVAERAWAPEPVDRRSPAAREPVAAHAQSVPEPPPVATAPDYATRQELEDLAHKLHQLSQIQLQMMSQLSQLLALQAASVTLGGNGKAAE
- a CDS encoding MupA/Atu3671 family FMN-dependent luciferase-like monooxygenase, which encodes MTGVNGVRAALDQDLAAMAGLSRRIAEQMGAGAPAAGRPAEPHAVHGPRVTVPRASGMIQGTSPRSQQQHLDDLVRRYTARTPTSKGIAQRYRRVLADSRAVVGFRSSTKEMLYPLASRRASGARLEDVDGNEYVDITMGFGVLLFGHEPAFVSEAVREHLSRGIQLGPRTTETGEAAELLAELTGLERVAFANSGTEANSAAIRLARAATGRGKVVTFLGAYHGHADNVLGRPPGAGTERATVPVSRGIPHSAVSDLLVLDYGSDAALEAIEQQAAEIAAVVVEPVQSRHPSLQPVEFVRKLRELTRRHGIVLMFDEMLTGFRPALRGAQELYGVRPDLATYGKLLGGGFPIGAIAGRADIMDGVDGGYWSYGDDSYPPADTTFFGGTYIQHPVSMVAARAVLTHLKEHSPRLQEQLNARTAGLAATLNGFFEAEEFPLRMSHFGSQFRFEHRADMELLYHHLMLRGVHVWEWRNFFLSTAHSDGDIEFLADAVRGALRELRSAGFFPGSRPAAPKTVVPKTVVPKAVVQKAVAPEPAAPTAASATPAAMTRNTAAATALCPAPANGPAPRTPDFSVYFFGDYPQDATTPRHGKYELLMETARFADRHGFHALWMPERHFHSFGGLFPNPAVLAAALSRETERIRLNAGSVVLPLHDPIRVAEEWSMVDNLSGGRIGIGVASGWNAKDFVFFPDRFGRHKEVMYEQVERVRNFWRGEALRRTTGDGEDEVRLFPRPVQDVPPMYTAVVGNPESYELAARHDLGIVTNLMTQSVEQLQENITRYRRARARHGLDPDAGRVAVLLHTYLAADDDTARTGAYEPLSRYMRASLSLFSGVTNSLGHSVDLAALSEDDLATVFRRAYGRYCDQRALIGTVDSVGPVVDAVTTAGADEIVTLVDFGVAPDELRAGLPHIAALRRRYLENPEKPAAPAASTPAAAAAVPAAAPAPVPREAPLSPGQERIWFLERLLPGRTAYNEVKAIRLEGPLDVPALRAALHGLIARHEGLRTVFWETGGEPRQVVQASARPDFEVVDGTSRPEAAALEVLAAESARRFDLAAGPLFVSRLVRVADDEHVLVLSLHHIVVDAASATVLARDLSALYRAALDRTCPALPTMAWSYADHACEQAASADDPKAAEDLGYWLHALGGDLPVLDLPTDRPRPATMTSNGRAVFRTLDPGLSRQLRELSRQHRSTLFMTLLAGYAAMLHRVTGQEDIVIGVPVSDRPQRAEDLLGFFVNTLALRFDLSGDPGFGELLDRVRTVALDAYDHADVAFETVVRELALPRVVDRTPVFQVLAEFQRSEPFRFELPGIVATPLDAGPDKALTDLTLYFTDQPQGIRCHLEYNTDLFDPDTVERFFTTFRDLLAAAVDTPRTPLSRLTAVAACGEPVPESWQRGPSRTSPDTAVHELVGRQAAEVPGRTAVISGDTVLTYRELDRRAEQLAAVLQEQHAEDSSDDVVALWLPRSADLVVAMLAVLKSGRAYVPLDPSLGRARAQQVIVESGARIVVSTPAEAAALALPGQLTTVAPDATPRRPRRAAAATDRESLCCVLYTSGSTGTPKGVAVPHRSIVDLCRWHHRRFAFTTADRSAVVCSQSFDASVLEIWPALTAGASVTIADEAVRKDPLALSQWYAEQGVTFSILPTALGEAVLQLPPGNQPPLRHLLLGGDVLRTRPRPEAPYETVNVYGPTEVTVLCTVETVAPQGSPPADGPIAIGRPVDNVRLRVVDESGSPVPVGTVGELLVGGPGVALGYLHRPGCTEERFWPDPDGGPAARLYRTGDLVRWTTDGKLEFRGRTDDQVKIRGFRIEPEEVSRVLNSLDGVREAAVLTRRNERDEAYLAAYAVPADPVGEAADDRQAFADLMADELAARLPEYFVPRAWQVLTGLPLTGNGKLDRAKLPPPDLVAAAPRRERHATGEETGAGPGTGSEPGPRTTVERRIRELWAAEFALDADGLGANASFFDLGGHSITVMRLVNRVREEFGTEYPMARFYQEPTLRAMTSYLTGEAGEAQASGADHGSGAVERRAPATEQQARFASVHARHPLPQVFNVAMRITFSGALDVAALRTALTRLTERHEGLRTRLAKDGEGWQQEVLRPRPVDLPVEDLTARPPQERDAALARAGAEAAETPLDPVAGVPMTVRLLRTGEKTWVLLFALHHALCDGWSVSLLLKELAALYTAAMTDTPHTLTPVPYQPISYAQWQRDHADAAADERKLDFWLRQLDGVDFGVDLPLDRPRSTTASGQGGMVMFTVPAELRTAVEQLARQRRTTPFVVTAAALGRMLSRKSGQPDVLFNISYANRERRDFESLVACATTGFALRVRNGAAGPFAALTDQVARTTVECIDQVMPVRRIAPVMRERKGIPMPDQLAVGFAYQSSLDTDIELPGLTTTVEDLAPAASRTDLTVGLVPTGGVLAGFMEYSADLWDRATIEGWARDYVELLRREVRQAHGG